In Leptolyngbya sp. NIES-2104, the genomic window AGTTAGGACGGTTTACCACTGATGGGCATTGCCTCAAAACGATAACGGTTCCAACTCCTCAGCCTGCGTTTCCTGAACCTGTATTGATGGCGATCGTTGATGCGATCGCAAAACTTGATCCCGATCGAGAAGCTTCTGCGATCGGGATCGGGATGCCGGGTCCCACGGATGCTACTGGACGTATTGCCCGAATTGCGATCAATTTGCCGAATTGGATCGAAGTGCCGATCGCAGATTGGATCGAGGCGAAAACAGGACGACCCACGATCGCTTCAAATGATGCCAACTGTGCTGGATTGGGAGAAGCGTGGTTAGGTGCGGGTCGATCGTTTCGCAATTTCATTCTGCTGACTTTGGGAACGGGTGTCGGTGGCGCGATTATTCTCAACGGTGAACTTTTTATCGGGCACAACGGCGCAGCGGGAGAATTGGGACTGATTAGCCTAGATAGAAATGGTGAGCCTTGTAATAGCGGCAATCGGGGATCGTTAGAGCAACACACCTCGATTCAAGCGATCCGACGACGAACAGGAAAGGAACCGGATGAATTGGGGCGATTAGCTCGATCGAGTGATCCTGAAGCCTTAGAATTTTGGCGATCGTATGGGCGCGATTTGGGGTTGGGATTAACCAGTCTGATTTATGTGCTGACTCCAGAAGCGATCGTGATTGGTGGCGGAGTGAGTGCGAGTGCGGAGTTTTTTCTACCCAGTGCGATCGCCGAAATCGAACAGCGAGTGATGCCGACTTCGCGTGAAGGCTTACAGATTTTGACCGCAGAATTGGGAAATCGAGCAGGAATAGTTGGGGCTGCGAAATTAGCGATCAAATGTCATCCTTCTATAGGCGTAGATGAGAATCTGGATGTATAATCATCACACCCTACCCGGTTGAGGCTAGAACGCTCAAGAACGGGACGATTTGGACGTTCTAGCGATGTCGTCCTTCATGTTCTACATCCTATGAATCAGACCCCCATTTGGCGTGTTGTGTTGGCTGGTTTGTTTTGGTGGCTGACGCTGCAAGCTCCAAGTTTGAGTGAGCCACAAAGAGCTTCTCATGATCCGATGTCCGCAAAAATTGAGATTGCCCGAATTCGATCGGGTGTGTTGCCTGGAGTGATTATTGGTGGACATCACGAAGGCTGGTTGAATGTTGTGCAGCAGCGGTATACGGCGTCGAGTGAGCGGGACGATCGCTTTGAAGAATCCGCCCGGTATTTGATCGAAGATGAACTGGTGCAAGCAGGATTGAATGTAGCGCGATCGCAGCCGAGTTCTGTGTTTGAAGAAGCGGTAAACGATACAGAACCCGGACGCTTTTTGGTCGGTGGCACGATGACCCAGGCGCGATTGAATTCGTATCAGTCGTGGTTCAAAAGCGATCGTACTCAAGATGAACGAACGATTCGCTGGGAATTGTTCGATCGACATCGTGCGAGAGTTGTTTATCGTCAGGAAATTACCGGAAGTGCTGAGGCAGAAGGGATTGATAATCCGGCTGCAACTTACGAGGCGATTCGGGCAAGCATTAAACAGCTTTTATCGGAGCCGACCTTTTTAGCTGCTTTGGATTCACCCGGATCTGAAACGGTGACTCCTGCTCGATATGAGGTTGCAGCTTTGGCAGTCTCGGATCAACCGTTGTCGATCGCGCAATTAACCGGGCGAAGTGTTTCTTCGATCGTGCGAATTCGGACGGCGAGTGGTCGCGGCAGTGGATTTCTGATTGATTCTTCTGGGTTAGTGATTACCAATCATCATGTCGTGGGTTCTGCCTTTACGGTGAATGTGGATTTGTATGATGGCAGTACTCGAATTGGGCGAGTGTTGCGGCGTGATCCGGAACTCGATGCGGCTCTGGTGCGATTGGAAGGAGATGCGATCGACGTTTCAGGGTTGCCGCTATGTGAGACGAATGCGGTTCGAGTGGGGGAATCGGTGATTGCGATCGGCAATCCGCTATCGCTCTCGAATAGCGTGACTCAAGGAATTGTCAGCGGATTTCGATTAGATGGCGATCGACGTTTGATTCAAACCGATACCGCGATTAATCCGGGCAATAGTGGTGGTCCATTGATGAATCGTCAAGGTGCAGTAATTGGAATTGTGACCGAGAAGATTGCCAGTAAAGGGATTGAAGGGCTGGGATTTGCGTTACCGATCGATCAGGTTTTACATCGATTGAATGTTGAGATTGTGAAACGCGATCGAGCCACCATTGATGATTGTGGGAACGCGATCGCGGCTTCCTAGTACCAGATTGATTTGTTCAGGCGATAAATCCTTTGCCCCCTAAATCCCCCATTCTGGGGGACTTTGAGAATCAAATCTCTTTAGACTGCTTGAAGTCCCCCAGAATGGGGGATTTAGGGGGCATTAGGCGACTGAAACGCAGCATCAATCCCCACCACCATCTCCGGTTGCCGCCTTCTGTGCGGCAAACCGTTCCTTAAATTTCCGCTGTTGCACATTGTGATCAATGATCGGTTTTGGATAGCCCGCTCGATCGCGTTCTTCCTTTGAAATCGTGCCAGAAATCAAATCCGCCGTTTCCACATGACGCAATTCTGGCAAGAACTCCCGAATATAGTCCGCATCTTGATCAAACTTCTTCGTCTGACTTGCTGGATTAAAGATCCTCAACGGTTTCGGGTCCATGCCGCTCGATGTACTCCACTGCCATCCGCCATTGTTCGACGACAAATCGCCATCGTACAATCGCTGCATAAAATACTTCTCACCCAAGCGATAATCCACGAATAAATCCTTAGTCAAAAAGCTCGCCACAATCATCCGACAGCGATTGTGCATCCAAGCGGTTTCATTCATTTGACGGATCGCAGCATCAACGATCGGGAATCCGGTTCGACCTTCACACCAAGCCTGAAAATACTGCTCGTTATTGTCCCAAGGAAAGCTCTTCAACACTTCCCGATAAGCACCGTCCGCGAGTTCAGGAAAGTGATACATCGCGTGTTGATAAAACTCACGCCAAGCAATTTCTTGACGATAAACCCGGATATCGTCCGTGTCGCCGCGATGGGCTGCTTCATCGATCGCGCTCCAAACCGTCCGCACTCCAATCACACCAAACTTCAAAGCCGCACTGAGCAACGAAGTGCCAGGATGAGCCGGAAAATTCCGCTCTTCTTGATACGAATAGATCGCATTCGAGCAGAATTCTTCTAATCGTTCCTGCGCTGCTTTTTCACCCGGATCAAGCATCAAGGGATTATCCCAGACATAGCCCAAATCCTTTGCAGATGGCAGCGGAATCAGTCCTTCTGCTTGTTCTCGTTCCGAATCGGTCAATCCTTCGACTCCTGCAAGATCCGGAGCCGGAGGCGTTTTCTTCTGAATGCTCCAATTCTTCCAAAATGGCGAATAAACAGTGTAAGGCGATCCCGATCCCGATTTGATTGATTCGGGTGAGTGCATCAATTGGGACCAGAACGTTTGCGTTTTGATTCCCATTGAATTCAACGAAGCCATCACAGTCTGATCGCGATCGCGTCCATACGGTTCGACATCTTCATTCAAAAACACCGCTGAAGCGTTGAGCGATCGTGCTAATTTCGGAATTCCCTCTTTCGGATCAGCTTGAATAATCAGTAACTCGCTTCCCGCTTCTCGATATCGAGACTGCAACGACTCCAAACTTCCGATCAGATACTTCACTCGTGCCGGAGCCACATCATCTCGATCGAGAATTAACGGATCAAGACAAAACACCCCGACAACTTTCTGCGATCGTTCTCGTGCCGTTGCCAAACCTAGATTGTCCGAGATCCGCAGATCTCGACGATGCCAAAACAAAATCAAATCAGACATAACTTAATCAAACAACAGTGGACGTGCCAATAAGAAGCTCGAAATCGACTTAGAATCCGCAATATCTCCAGCGTAGATCGCAGATTCAACTTCTTGGGGAGTCATTAACACTGTCTCAATATCTTCGTCCTCATCTTGATCGGGCGGATTCTCAACGGGTGTCGCTTCGGTGGCTAAAAACGCATAAATTACTTCATCCGAATAGCCCGGAGCTAAAAAGAATTCCCCCAGCTTTTTCCAATTCTCTGAAGTGTAGCTTGTTTCTTCCTGAACTTCTCGCTGTACTGTCTCTAACGGATCTTCTCCTAGCTCCACAGTTCCCGCTGGAAACTCATACAACCGTCGCTGCACTGCAAATCGATACTGTTTCACCAACACCAGCTTTCCATCGGTTGTCACTGGAATCACCAACGCGCCGCCCGGATGCCGAATACATTCCCAATCACCTTCTGCTTTGTTCGGCAATCGTAGGTTATTGACTTCAAAGTTAAATTTCCGTCCTTTGTACAAAAGACGCTGTTTCAGGAGTTGAGGAGGTTCTGATCCCAGACGCATGAATTTAATAGGGTGAAGGGTTATCAAGCTCAAAGCTTTTTCACATCTGAAGCATCGATCGATTGAAGCAGTTGCGCGATCGATCGATTCAATCGAGGATGTTTCCAATCAGGGGCAATCTCCGCTAAAGGCACCAGCACAAAAGCGCGATCGCTCATTCGAGGATGGGGAACTTCGAGCGTCTCAGTTTGGAATACTACATCATTAATCAGGAGAATATCTAAGTCAAGAGTACGAGCATCCCATTTCTGGTGTCGAATTCGCCCAAATTCCGTCTCAATCTGCTGAAGTTTTGCTAAAAGTTCGAGCGGTTCTAACTCTGTTTCGAGAATCGCGCATCCATTGATGTAATCGGGCTGAGGTGGACTGTTTGGAAGTGTTACGGCTTTCGTTTGATACCAGGACGAGCGAGCGACAACCGTTGCTAATCGATTCAGTGCAGATTCTAGAATCGATCGAGAATCTCCTAAGTTACTACCAAGCGCGATCGCATATTTCATTAGACAGTAGGCATTGGAAAAACGATCGACAAATCTAAGCACAATTCCGAAAACTGAGGCAACTTAACACGCTCATCCGGCAGCGCAATCCGCTTCAATCGATAGCCAAATTTTGATGCTGATTTCTGATACGGTTCGCTGTACATTTCTAGAACGCGATCGATCAAATTAAAAATCCAATAATGCTGAATTTCATCCTCTGCATACAGTTCTAACTTCGTCTCTTGGTCATACGTCAGAGATGAATCCGAAATTTCGATCAGCAGCAAAATGTCTTCTGAGCGAGGATGTCCCGAAAGATAATCATCAGGGCGATTACGAACGATCGCGAAGTCGGGTTCTGGCTCACCATCATTCGGTAGTGCGATCGGTTCTTGTCCACGCAAGGTTGCTTGATCCCCGATTAGCTTTGTGAGTTGACGATTCAAACGAGTACTACAAACAGAATGTGGTGTTCCTTTTGCTGCCATATAAATTAACTGTCCTCGAATCAGTTCAACGTGATCGTCTTCCTGGAAAAATCCCAACTCGGTTAAGTGATGATATTCCTCGATCGTGAATCGTTTCAGCGTTGGCATATTCATCGCACAGCAAGCAAAGAGTACTCTTTGAATTTTAACTGCAAAAAACCCTCCAGACGCAGCCGGAGGGCGTGCATCTCTGGACGCTCTGATTTTCCTTTTTGCTCTAGTAGTCCGTCACGCGGTGGGGAATGTCAAGGGGAGTATCGTTTATCCCGATTTGAAAAAAGTCCGAGTAAGGGTCCCAAAACTGCGCCAAAGACGAATCCGCCTGCATGTGCCCAGTATGCGACTCCACCTTGTTCCATGCCGATATTCGCTGGAACGTTTAAGCTGGCAAATCCATAGAATGCTTGCTGAATAAACCAAACTCCCAAATATGCCCAAGCCGGAATCCGAAACGGGAAAAAGATAAACGGCGGGATGATCGTTGTGACTGCGGCTCCAGGAAATTTCAAAATATACGCGCCCATCACACCCGCGATCGCGCCACTGGCTCCAAGCGATGGAATATTCGAGTTAGCCGAGAAAAACCACTGGGTTAAGGCAGCCAACATTCCACAAGCAATGTAGAAAATTAAAAATCGAACATGTCCCAGCCGATCTTCGACG contains:
- a CDS encoding ROK family protein, coding for MNGSIQVLGIDLGGTAIKLGRFTTDGHCLKTITVPTPQPAFPEPVLMAIVDAIAKLDPDREASAIGIGMPGPTDATGRIARIAINLPNWIEVPIADWIEAKTGRPTIASNDANCAGLGEAWLGAGRSFRNFILLTLGTGVGGAIILNGELFIGHNGAAGELGLISLDRNGEPCNSGNRGSLEQHTSIQAIRRRTGKEPDELGRLARSSDPEALEFWRSYGRDLGLGLTSLIYVLTPEAIVIGGGVSASAEFFLPSAIAEIEQRVMPTSREGLQILTAELGNRAGIVGAAKLAIKCHPSIGVDENLDV
- a CDS encoding S1C family serine protease; amino-acid sequence: MNQTPIWRVVLAGLFWWLTLQAPSLSEPQRASHDPMSAKIEIARIRSGVLPGVIIGGHHEGWLNVVQQRYTASSERDDRFEESARYLIEDELVQAGLNVARSQPSSVFEEAVNDTEPGRFLVGGTMTQARLNSYQSWFKSDRTQDERTIRWELFDRHRARVVYRQEITGSAEAEGIDNPAATYEAIRASIKQLLSEPTFLAALDSPGSETVTPARYEVAALAVSDQPLSIAQLTGRSVSSIVRIRTASGRGSGFLIDSSGLVITNHHVVGSAFTVNVDLYDGSTRIGRVLRRDPELDAALVRLEGDAIDVSGLPLCETNAVRVGESVIAIGNPLSLSNSVTQGIVSGFRLDGDRRLIQTDTAINPGNSGGPLMNRQGAVIGIVTEKIASKGIEGLGFALPIDQVLHRLNVEIVKRDRATIDDCGNAIAAS
- a CDS encoding FAD-binding domain-containing protein — translated: MSDLILFWHRRDLRISDNLGLATARERSQKVVGVFCLDPLILDRDDVAPARVKYLIGSLESLQSRYREAGSELLIIQADPKEGIPKLARSLNASAVFLNEDVEPYGRDRDQTVMASLNSMGIKTQTFWSQLMHSPESIKSGSGSPYTVYSPFWKNWSIQKKTPPAPDLAGVEGLTDSEREQAEGLIPLPSAKDLGYVWDNPLMLDPGEKAAQERLEEFCSNAIYSYQEERNFPAHPGTSLLSAALKFGVIGVRTVWSAIDEAAHRGDTDDIRVYRQEIAWREFYQHAMYHFPELADGAYREVLKSFPWDNNEQYFQAWCEGRTGFPIVDAAIRQMNETAWMHNRCRMIVASFLTKDLFVDYRLGEKYFMQRLYDGDLSSNNGGWQWSTSSGMDPKPLRIFNPASQTKKFDQDADYIREFLPELRHVETADLISGTISKEERDRAGYPKPIIDHNVQQRKFKERFAAQKAATGDGGGD
- a CDS encoding NUDIX hydrolase, which gives rise to MRLGSEPPQLLKQRLLYKGRKFNFEVNNLRLPNKAEGDWECIRHPGGALVIPVTTDGKLVLVKQYRFAVQRRLYEFPAGTVELGEDPLETVQREVQEETSYTSENWKKLGEFFLAPGYSDEVIYAFLATEATPVENPPDQDEDEDIETVLMTPQEVESAIYAGDIADSKSISSFLLARPLLFD
- the folK gene encoding 2-amino-4-hydroxy-6-hydroxymethyldihydropteridine diphosphokinase, with the translated sequence MKYAIALGSNLGDSRSILESALNRLATVVARSSWYQTKAVTLPNSPPQPDYINGCAILETELEPLELLAKLQQIETEFGRIRHQKWDARTLDLDILLINDVVFQTETLEVPHPRMSDRAFVLVPLAEIAPDWKHPRLNRSIAQLLQSIDASDVKKL
- a CDS encoding Uma2 family endonuclease, translated to MNMPTLKRFTIEEYHHLTELGFFQEDDHVELIRGQLIYMAAKGTPHSVCSTRLNRQLTKLIGDQATLRGQEPIALPNDGEPEPDFAIVRNRPDDYLSGHPRSEDILLLIEISDSSLTYDQETKLELYAEDEIQHYWIFNLIDRVLEMYSEPYQKSASKFGYRLKRIALPDERVKLPQFSELCLDLSIVFPMPTV
- a CDS encoding rhomboid family intramembrane serine protease; the protein is MFPVSDDNPTRITPYVTYGIIAVNVLVFIYQLSLTPPELENFFYTWAVVPSQLTKSLLGEPLQNQAFPEWITLITSQFLHGGFAHIAGNMLFLWIFGNNVEDRLGHVRFLIFYIACGMLAALTQWFFSANSNIPSLGASGAIAGVMGAYILKFPGAAVTTIIPPFIFFPFRIPAWAYLGVWFIQQAFYGFASLNVPANIGMEQGGVAYWAHAGGFVFGAVLGPLLGLFSNRDKRYSP